In a genomic window of Acropora muricata isolate sample 2 chromosome 2, ASM3666990v1, whole genome shotgun sequence:
- the LOC136903971 gene encoding uncharacterized protein isoform X5 produces the protein MEVDGMDMEEKVKGAHLRGQKYTVSQDGLCPRCGNSNRLYVILDKLFPMGDMPEILHSLIAKGRAILWSSQEKDGFKDPPTFLCRGFCPPDPLGAGFNVDWNRVSVSEILESLDNPIQKATVPVPSPNRNNIQGGHFTQDESLDNQFIVLDNFNDSEVQRNTLQESGEQSGFNNGDEEGDDDEDVHDDYDDDELDEEELIKQMLAKEQQKLSQENSDEDNNDKEDKNASDDDKAQDVCSDSEDSPEFSKQNSLTSDSVDPKVMTMTASTKHTPSTTSSNRAKTPESQYPVSSSGRCPYCGSTDVKYIIVVSDNTHDTKLPPSLQMLLKGNHAFKMAKGESEPPSFQCQKCQYGFNLDWSKTNLEMIFGLPPSTSSATSVTVSYKPTTSAAYQTPYRLPTAHPPYPQASVPPPGYHMPAVVPPQQVPPLPFHGSPPTYPGYYGSYHPPPPPIPPPVGPYYRYPSSTVPSSAIPYAGVPPPGIFPPTVPPPGMPPPAVLPPRVPPPRMPPPGMMMPGLSPPVVPPARLPPHRLPPPVVYPPGYPPTIATSTPPARGAYPQPHSTYNPMTAPYQPPPVRSYLPTPGARPNHPLQQQPIPQRPGKLHPWNQVGVTTVATVSQQQALAVKQAEEGDLGKIAATRFEIVLNQIDNAKARVRHEKQQLQQFQRVVEQEQNSAEPNALTEEGMKVPEYDEKPPGDDDQELDLSIIIAEDSGEEKRQGSLSSMTTSAQSVLPPQKTFSDHDLSVQPNANTQAVSYDTAVDELKEGAVTETPESASEKEVSPKGGQTGQSVKQEVSMSPSSPPFKPVTRRSRRSGHAAITEDTDSSATEEETTTVRGRQRRPRRTKPPSREVEMLDITDNNADGGKLPELETSEVEVEESSDVQSQSSVIPRTESDSTHEVPSESLISSSETEAAEGDGTRPARGKTTQGRKRKTEAAAIATPPIRKSRRRTAEQQLGSQDQKESEDEEMLVIDNNAASSCSGEARSPSSEVRCTAFVFGDLSNSEELSVQGVSVADDRNVAAEEMDTKEHSLCQTRKSTPQLQEVSTKETESNQQNSSILVSEEMPRYEAVDANKTRKSIPKRVLSTSTETGAKTRRTRNSEQLSTQEPELLSGDLLQKSDQEEDNETVNSQEHEEMTDASVGEQEKESGRRTRKNRKLPFSSKIRTPEYTTTASEEDKPTPIDSQKSSTSNEDTTSEDVELSVISSDTSEIGVSPRRTRRNKVKPGIEDNSELSQGSDNSVTNIFEEKASTTRRGRVARNKTSIVTPDILTKRVTRARKTKEL, from the exons ATGGA AGTTGATGGCATGGATATGGAGGAAAAAGTGAAAGGTGCTCATTTGCGCGGACAAAAATACACTGTATCTCAAGATGGTTTGTGCCCTCGCTGTGGAAATTCAAACAGGCTCTATGTCATCTTGGATAA ATTGTTCCCAATGGGTGACATGCCTGAAATTCTGCACAGTCTCATAGCTAAAGGGAGAGCAATTCTTTGGTCAAGTCAGGAAAAGGATGGCTTCAAG GATCCACCAACCTTTCTGTGTCGTGGTTTTTGCCCCCCTGACCCGCTTGGTGCTGGATTTAATGTGGACTGGAACAGAGTGTCTGTCAGTGAAATTTTAGAATCTTTGGATAATCCCATACAG AAGGCAACAGTTCCTGTACCAAGTCCTAACAGAAACAACATTCAAG GTGGACATTTTACCCAAGATGAATCTTTGGATAATCAGTTCATTGTTTTGGACAATTTTAATGATAGTGAAGTTCAAAGAAATACTTTGCAAGAATCAGGTGAACAAA GTGGGTTTAACAATGGAGATGAAGAAGGAGATGATGATGAGGATGTTCATGACGATTATGATGACGATGAACTTGATGAAGAAGAACTCATCAAACAAATGCTTGccaaagaacaacaaaaactttCTCAAGAAAATAGTGACGAAGACAACAATGACAAAGAGGATAAAAATGCAAGTGATGATGACAAGGCTCAAGATGTTTGTTCGGATTCTGAGGATTCTCCAGAATTTTCTAAACAAAATTCCTTAACTAGTGACTCAGTCGACCCAAAAGTTATGACTATGACGGCATCAACAAAGCATACACCGTCTACTACTTCAAGTAACAGAGCTAAGACACCTGAGTCACAGTATCCTGTTTCGTCAAGTGGTCGCTGTCCGTACTGTGGCTCAACAGATGTGAAATATATCATTGTGGTTTCAGACAACACACATGACACCAAGTTACCACCTAGTCTACAGATGTTGCTTAAGGGCAATCATGCCTTTAAAATGGCAAAAG GTGAAAGTGAACCACCTTCATTCCAGTGTCAGAAATGTCAATATGGTTTCAATCTGGACTGGTCCAAAACAAACCTTGAAATGATATTTGGACTTCCCCCCTCAACATCTTCAGCTACGTCAGTTACTGTTTCATATAAACCAACAACATCAGCAGCTTATCAGACACCATACAGACTGCCTACTGCTCATCCACCTTACCCTCAAGCAAGTGTGCCACCACCAGGTTACCACATGCCTGCTGTGGTGCCCCCACAACAAGTACCTCCTTTACCTTTCCATGG AAGTCCACCAACATATCCTGGATATTATGGGTCTTATCATCCACCACCTCCTCCCATCCCCCCTCCAGTTGGTCCATATTATCGTTACCCATCTTCTACTGTACCATCATCTGCCATACCTTATGCGGGGGTACCACCCCCTGGAATATTTCCCCCCACTGTTCCACCACCTGGTATGCCACCTCCTGCAGTACTACCCCCAAGAGTACCACCCCCAAGGATGCCGCCTCCTGGCATGATGATGCCTGGCTTATCACCCCCTGTAGTGCCACCTGCTAGGTTACCACCTCATAGGCTACCACCCCCTGTTGTTTATCCACCAGGTTACCCACCCACCATAGCCACTTCTACACCACCAGCTAGGGGCGCCTACCCACAACCTCATTCCACATACAACCCCATGACTGCTCCCTATCAACCTCCCCCCGTCAGAAGCTACCTCCCTACCCCAGGTGCAAGACCCAACCATCCACTACAGCAGCAACCTATACCACAAAGGCCTGGAAAACTGCATCCATGGAACCAAGTGGGTGTGACTACAGTTGCCACAGTTTCACAGCAACAGGCCCTTGCTGTTAAGCAGGCCGAGGAAGGTGATCTTGGCAAAATTGCCGCTACACGATTTGAAATTGTGCTGAATCAGATTGACAACGCCAAGGCTCGTGTTCGTCACGAGAAGCAGCAGCTGCAACAGTTTCAAAGAGTCGTTGAACAGGAGCAAAATAGCGCAGAACCAAATGCCCTGACAGAGGAAGGAATGAAGGTTCCAGAATATGACGAAAAGCCACCTGGTGATGATGACCAAG AACTTGACCTTAGCATTATTATAGCCGAGGATTCAGGAGAAGAAAAACGCCAAGGCTCTTTGTCATCAATGACTACCTCAGCACAGTCAGTATTGCCACCACAAAAGACATTCTCAGACCATGATCTAAGTGTCCAGCCAAACGCAAACACCCAGGCTGTCTCTTATGATACGGCTGTTGATGAATTGAAAGAAGGTGCCGTAACAGAAACACCGGAATCCGCTTCCGAGAAGGAAGTGTCTCCTAAAGGTGGTCAAACAGGGCAGTCTGTGAAACAAGAGGTCTCAATGAGTCCTTCTTCTCCGCCATTCAAGCCAGTGACAAGGAGGTCAAGAAGGTCAGGACATGCAGCGATAACTGAGGATACTGATTCCTCGGCAACTGAAGAGGAAACTACCACAGTCAGAGGAAGGCAAAGAAGACCCCGCAGAACTAAACCACCTAGTAGAGAAGTAGAGATGCTGGATATTACAGATAACAACGCAGACGGAGGAAAGCTGCCGGAGTTAGAAACAAGCGAGGTTGAGGTGGAAGAGTCATCAGACGTGCAAAGTCAGAGTAGTGTTATTCCTCGGACAGAGAGTGACTCTACACATGAAGTACCCAGCGAGAGCTTAATATCGTCCTCAGAAACAGAGGCTGCTGAAGGTGATGGAACGCGCCCGGCGCGTGGAAAAACAACACAGGGAAGGAAGAGAAAGACGGAGGCCGCAGCTATTGCGACACCTCCAATCAGAAAATCACGGCGAAGGACAGCAGAGCAACAGCTAGGAAGTCAAGACCAGAAGGAAAGCGAAGACGAGGAGATGCTGGTTATTGATAACAATGCGGCCTCGTCATGTTCCGGGGAAGCGAGATCACCGAGTAGCGAGGTACGGTGTACAGCATTTGTTTTTGGTGATCTCAGTAACTCTGAGGAGCTATCAGTTCAGGGAGTCAGCGTGGCAGATGATCGTAACGTGGCTGCGGAAGAGATGGACACCAAGGAACACTCCTTATGCCAAACACGAAAATCAACACCGCAGTTACAAGAAGTGAGTACTAAAGAAACTGAATCCAATCAACAAAATAGCTCAATCTTAGTCTCGGAAGAAATGCCACGCTACGAAGCTGTTGATGCCAACAAGACTCGGAAGTCGATACCCAAACGCGTCCTTTCGACATCAACCGAAACGGGTGCCAAAACTCGGCGGACCCGAAATTCCGAACAATTGTCTACTCAAGAGCCCGAGCTGTTGAGCGGTGACTTGCTGCAGAAGAGCGACCAGGAAGAAGATAATGAAACAGTTAATTCGCAAGAACATGAAGAAATGACAGACGCTTCCGTTGGAGAACAGGAAAAGGAAAGTGGTCGACGAACCAGGAAGAATCGGAAATTACCCTTCTCTAGCAAAATTCGTACCCCGGAATACACCACAACTGCTTCAGAGGAGGATAAGCCCACACCGATTGATTCTCAGAAATCATCGACTTCAAACGAGGACACGACGAGTGAAGACGTTGAGTTATCGGTAATATCATCCGATACCTCGGAAATAGGGGTATCACCTCGACGGACTCGAAGGAACAAAGTTAAGCCAGGAATTGAAGACAACAGTGAATTGTCGCAGGGGTCGGATAATTCAGTGACTAACATCTTTGAGGAAAAAGCTTCAACTACAAGGCGGGGAAGAGTAGCAAGAAATAAAACTTCGATAGTAACCCCAGATATCTTAACTAAGAGAGTTACAAGGGCACGGAAAACAAAAGAGTTGTAA
- the LOC136903971 gene encoding uncharacterized protein isoform X2 gives MAVIATAKHCAYDEFTSGMEVDGMDMEEKVKGAHLRGQKYTVSQDGLCPRCGNSNRLYVILDKLFPMGDMPEILHSLIAKGRAILWSSQEKDGFKDPPTFLCRGFCPPDPLGAGFNVDWNRVSVSEILESLDNPIQATVPVPSPNRNNIQGGHFTQDESLDNQFIVLDNFNDSEVQRNTLQESGEQSGFNNGDEEGDDDEDVHDDYDDDELDEEELIKQMLAKEQQKLSQENSDEDNNDKEDKNASDDDKAQDVCSDSEDSPEFSKQNSLTSDSVDPKVMTMTASTKHTPSTTSSNRAKTPESQYPVSSSGRCPYCGSTDVKYIIVVSDNTHDTKLPPSLQMLLKGNHAFKMAKGESEPPSFQCQKCQYGFNLDWSKTNLEMIFGLPPSTSSATSVTVSYKPTTSAAYQTPYRLPTAHPPYPQASVPPPGYHMPAVVPPQQVPPLPFHGSPPTYPGYYGSYHPPPPPIPPPVGPYYRYPSSTVPSSAIPYAGVPPPGIFPPTVPPPGMPPPAVLPPRVPPPRMPPPGMMMPGLSPPVVPPARLPPHRLPPPVVYPPGYPPTIATSTPPARGAYPQPHSTYNPMTAPYQPPPVRSYLPTPGARPNHPLQQQPIPQRPGKLHPWNQVGVTTVATVSQQQALAVKQAEEGDLGKIAATRFEIVLNQIDNAKARVRHEKQQLQQFQRVVEQEQNSAEPNALTEEGMKVPEYDEKPPGDDDQELDLSIIIAEDSGEEKRQGSLSSMTTSAQSVLPPQKTFSDHDLSVQPNANTQAVSYDTAVDELKEGAVTETPESASEKEVSPKGGQTGQSVKQEVSMSPSSPPFKPVTRRSRRSGHAAITEDTDSSATEEETTTVRGRQRRPRRTKPPSREVEMLDITDNNADGGKLPELETSEVEVEESSDVQSQSSVIPRTESDSTHEVPSESLISSSETEAAEGDGTRPARGKTTQGRKRKTEAAAIATPPIRKSRRRTAEQQLGSQDQKESEDEEMLVIDNNAASSCSGEARSPSSEVRCTAFVFGDLSNSEELSVQGVSVADDRNVAAEEMDTKEHSLCQTRKSTPQLQEVSTKETESNQQNSSILVSEEMPRYEAVDANKTRKSIPKRVLSTSTETGAKTRRTRNSEQLSTQEPELLSGDLLQKSDQEEDNETVNSQEHEEMTDASVGEQEKESGRRTRKNRKLPFSSKIRTPEYTTTASEEDKPTPIDSQKSSTSNEDTTSEDVELSVISSDTSEIGVSPRRTRRNKVKPGIEDNSELSQGSDNSVTNIFEEKASTTRRGRVARNKTSIVTPDILTKRVTRARKTKEL, from the exons ATGGCGGTGATAGCG ACTGCGAAGCACTGTGCATATGACGAATTCACTTCAGGGATGGA AGTTGATGGCATGGATATGGAGGAAAAAGTGAAAGGTGCTCATTTGCGCGGACAAAAATACACTGTATCTCAAGATGGTTTGTGCCCTCGCTGTGGAAATTCAAACAGGCTCTATGTCATCTTGGATAA ATTGTTCCCAATGGGTGACATGCCTGAAATTCTGCACAGTCTCATAGCTAAAGGGAGAGCAATTCTTTGGTCAAGTCAGGAAAAGGATGGCTTCAAG GATCCACCAACCTTTCTGTGTCGTGGTTTTTGCCCCCCTGACCCGCTTGGTGCTGGATTTAATGTGGACTGGAACAGAGTGTCTGTCAGTGAAATTTTAGAATCTTTGGATAATCCCATACAG GCAACAGTTCCTGTACCAAGTCCTAACAGAAACAACATTCAAG GTGGACATTTTACCCAAGATGAATCTTTGGATAATCAGTTCATTGTTTTGGACAATTTTAATGATAGTGAAGTTCAAAGAAATACTTTGCAAGAATCAGGTGAACAAA GTGGGTTTAACAATGGAGATGAAGAAGGAGATGATGATGAGGATGTTCATGACGATTATGATGACGATGAACTTGATGAAGAAGAACTCATCAAACAAATGCTTGccaaagaacaacaaaaactttCTCAAGAAAATAGTGACGAAGACAACAATGACAAAGAGGATAAAAATGCAAGTGATGATGACAAGGCTCAAGATGTTTGTTCGGATTCTGAGGATTCTCCAGAATTTTCTAAACAAAATTCCTTAACTAGTGACTCAGTCGACCCAAAAGTTATGACTATGACGGCATCAACAAAGCATACACCGTCTACTACTTCAAGTAACAGAGCTAAGACACCTGAGTCACAGTATCCTGTTTCGTCAAGTGGTCGCTGTCCGTACTGTGGCTCAACAGATGTGAAATATATCATTGTGGTTTCAGACAACACACATGACACCAAGTTACCACCTAGTCTACAGATGTTGCTTAAGGGCAATCATGCCTTTAAAATGGCAAAAG GTGAAAGTGAACCACCTTCATTCCAGTGTCAGAAATGTCAATATGGTTTCAATCTGGACTGGTCCAAAACAAACCTTGAAATGATATTTGGACTTCCCCCCTCAACATCTTCAGCTACGTCAGTTACTGTTTCATATAAACCAACAACATCAGCAGCTTATCAGACACCATACAGACTGCCTACTGCTCATCCACCTTACCCTCAAGCAAGTGTGCCACCACCAGGTTACCACATGCCTGCTGTGGTGCCCCCACAACAAGTACCTCCTTTACCTTTCCATGG AAGTCCACCAACATATCCTGGATATTATGGGTCTTATCATCCACCACCTCCTCCCATCCCCCCTCCAGTTGGTCCATATTATCGTTACCCATCTTCTACTGTACCATCATCTGCCATACCTTATGCGGGGGTACCACCCCCTGGAATATTTCCCCCCACTGTTCCACCACCTGGTATGCCACCTCCTGCAGTACTACCCCCAAGAGTACCACCCCCAAGGATGCCGCCTCCTGGCATGATGATGCCTGGCTTATCACCCCCTGTAGTGCCACCTGCTAGGTTACCACCTCATAGGCTACCACCCCCTGTTGTTTATCCACCAGGTTACCCACCCACCATAGCCACTTCTACACCACCAGCTAGGGGCGCCTACCCACAACCTCATTCCACATACAACCCCATGACTGCTCCCTATCAACCTCCCCCCGTCAGAAGCTACCTCCCTACCCCAGGTGCAAGACCCAACCATCCACTACAGCAGCAACCTATACCACAAAGGCCTGGAAAACTGCATCCATGGAACCAAGTGGGTGTGACTACAGTTGCCACAGTTTCACAGCAACAGGCCCTTGCTGTTAAGCAGGCCGAGGAAGGTGATCTTGGCAAAATTGCCGCTACACGATTTGAAATTGTGCTGAATCAGATTGACAACGCCAAGGCTCGTGTTCGTCACGAGAAGCAGCAGCTGCAACAGTTTCAAAGAGTCGTTGAACAGGAGCAAAATAGCGCAGAACCAAATGCCCTGACAGAGGAAGGAATGAAGGTTCCAGAATATGACGAAAAGCCACCTGGTGATGATGACCAAG AACTTGACCTTAGCATTATTATAGCCGAGGATTCAGGAGAAGAAAAACGCCAAGGCTCTTTGTCATCAATGACTACCTCAGCACAGTCAGTATTGCCACCACAAAAGACATTCTCAGACCATGATCTAAGTGTCCAGCCAAACGCAAACACCCAGGCTGTCTCTTATGATACGGCTGTTGATGAATTGAAAGAAGGTGCCGTAACAGAAACACCGGAATCCGCTTCCGAGAAGGAAGTGTCTCCTAAAGGTGGTCAAACAGGGCAGTCTGTGAAACAAGAGGTCTCAATGAGTCCTTCTTCTCCGCCATTCAAGCCAGTGACAAGGAGGTCAAGAAGGTCAGGACATGCAGCGATAACTGAGGATACTGATTCCTCGGCAACTGAAGAGGAAACTACCACAGTCAGAGGAAGGCAAAGAAGACCCCGCAGAACTAAACCACCTAGTAGAGAAGTAGAGATGCTGGATATTACAGATAACAACGCAGACGGAGGAAAGCTGCCGGAGTTAGAAACAAGCGAGGTTGAGGTGGAAGAGTCATCAGACGTGCAAAGTCAGAGTAGTGTTATTCCTCGGACAGAGAGTGACTCTACACATGAAGTACCCAGCGAGAGCTTAATATCGTCCTCAGAAACAGAGGCTGCTGAAGGTGATGGAACGCGCCCGGCGCGTGGAAAAACAACACAGGGAAGGAAGAGAAAGACGGAGGCCGCAGCTATTGCGACACCTCCAATCAGAAAATCACGGCGAAGGACAGCAGAGCAACAGCTAGGAAGTCAAGACCAGAAGGAAAGCGAAGACGAGGAGATGCTGGTTATTGATAACAATGCGGCCTCGTCATGTTCCGGGGAAGCGAGATCACCGAGTAGCGAGGTACGGTGTACAGCATTTGTTTTTGGTGATCTCAGTAACTCTGAGGAGCTATCAGTTCAGGGAGTCAGCGTGGCAGATGATCGTAACGTGGCTGCGGAAGAGATGGACACCAAGGAACACTCCTTATGCCAAACACGAAAATCAACACCGCAGTTACAAGAAGTGAGTACTAAAGAAACTGAATCCAATCAACAAAATAGCTCAATCTTAGTCTCGGAAGAAATGCCACGCTACGAAGCTGTTGATGCCAACAAGACTCGGAAGTCGATACCCAAACGCGTCCTTTCGACATCAACCGAAACGGGTGCCAAAACTCGGCGGACCCGAAATTCCGAACAATTGTCTACTCAAGAGCCCGAGCTGTTGAGCGGTGACTTGCTGCAGAAGAGCGACCAGGAAGAAGATAATGAAACAGTTAATTCGCAAGAACATGAAGAAATGACAGACGCTTCCGTTGGAGAACAGGAAAAGGAAAGTGGTCGACGAACCAGGAAGAATCGGAAATTACCCTTCTCTAGCAAAATTCGTACCCCGGAATACACCACAACTGCTTCAGAGGAGGATAAGCCCACACCGATTGATTCTCAGAAATCATCGACTTCAAACGAGGACACGACGAGTGAAGACGTTGAGTTATCGGTAATATCATCCGATACCTCGGAAATAGGGGTATCACCTCGACGGACTCGAAGGAACAAAGTTAAGCCAGGAATTGAAGACAACAGTGAATTGTCGCAGGGGTCGGATAATTCAGTGACTAACATCTTTGAGGAAAAAGCTTCAACTACAAGGCGGGGAAGAGTAGCAAGAAATAAAACTTCGATAGTAACCCCAGATATCTTAACTAAGAGAGTTACAAGGGCACGGAAAACAAAAGAGTTGTAA